One stretch of Methanosphaera sp. WGK6 DNA includes these proteins:
- a CDS encoding V-type ATP synthase subunit C, whose protein sequence is MEESITGLITSFGFSPESFIALLVVVLAVIGAIIVVITFRPLMEYYPYTYPNARVRAKIGKIFNEKQITELAESETLDEVKNYLRGHKDYAKFVDKYPIEQALDANLAETYDLLARIAPKDLKPTFDLMLDQWDIKNIKSVLIAKEAKLNDEETRELLVPYGVLKNQQDKLLEANTVQDLIVALEGTPYSRILEDALPDFNENKTLLTLESALDNYYYERLLAKSASQADDNTRMLHSYIGTKVDIANIKVILRAKADNLTYDQINPYVINSGYQLRDWKLKEFMESEDMNSLLSSIESSEYGSIIVDHIPEFNATQSITVFDEALDTYERKMAENIFKKQPFGVGPIVGFMNKKEIEIKNLKIIARSKKGSAIPSSEIKEMLL, encoded by the coding sequence ATGGAAGAAAGCATTACAGGATTAATAACATCTTTCGGATTCTCTCCTGAGTCATTCATTGCATTATTAGTTGTGGTACTTGCTGTAATTGGAGCAATAATTGTAGTAATAACTTTCAGACCTTTAATGGAATATTACCCATATACTTATCCTAATGCTAGGGTAAGAGCAAAAATAGGTAAAATATTTAATGAAAAACAAATCACAGAATTAGCTGAATCCGAAACTCTTGATGAAGTAAAAAACTACTTAAGAGGACACAAAGATTATGCAAAATTTGTTGACAAATACCCAATTGAACAAGCTTTAGATGCAAATTTAGCTGAAACATATGATTTATTAGCAAGAATTGCTCCTAAAGATTTAAAACCAACATTTGATTTAATGTTAGATCAATGGGATATTAAAAACATTAAAAGTGTGTTAATTGCTAAAGAAGCAAAATTAAACGATGAAGAAACTCGTGAATTATTAGTACCTTATGGTGTATTAAAAAACCAGCAAGATAAATTACTTGAAGCAAACACTGTTCAAGATTTAATTGTAGCTCTTGAAGGAACACCATACTCAAGAATACTAGAAGATGCTTTACCTGATTTCAATGAAAATAAAACATTATTAACATTAGAATCAGCTTTAGATAATTACTACTATGAAAGATTACTAGCAAAATCAGCAAGTCAAGCTGATGATAACACTAGAATGTTACACAGTTACATAGGAACTAAAGTAGATATAGCTAACATAAAAGTTATCTTAAGAGCAAAAGCTGATAATCTTACATATGATCAAATTAATCCATATGTTATAAACAGTGGATATCAATTACGTGATTGGAAACTTAAAGAATTCATGGAATCAGAAGATATGAATTCACTATTAAGCAGTATTGAAAGTTCAGAATATGGTAGTATCATTGTAGATCACATACCTGAATTTAATGCAACACAATCTATCACAGTATTTGATGAAGCATTAGATACATATGAAAGAAAAATGGCAGAAAATATCTTTAAGAAACAACCATTTGGTGTAGGTCCAATAGTAGGTTTCATGAATAAAAAAGAAATTGAAATTAAAAATCTTAAAATTATTGCAAGAAGTAAAAAAGGATCTGCAATACCAAGTTCCGAAATTAAGGAGATGTTATTATGA
- a CDS encoding V-type proton ATPase subunit E — protein MSVGADKIISNIKADAQAKSDEIISKATSQSEKIIADGEIQAQNEKEEILTSAKKQAEMKYQQIISEAKVSSRRKELEAREELIEKAFRVASEKIEKLASENSANYVESLKTMIKDASIQVGGNQLEILVRADDVDNVKAMIDEVSEYVTKETGKETSFIIGEPIDVIGGAVVKTVDGEVEVKNTIEARMLRYRKHLRSEVAKKLFS, from the coding sequence AAATAATATCAAATATAAAAGCAGATGCTCAAGCAAAATCTGATGAAATAATCTCCAAAGCAACATCTCAAAGTGAAAAAATAATTGCAGATGGAGAAATTCAAGCTCAAAACGAAAAAGAAGAAATTCTTACTTCCGCTAAAAAACAAGCTGAAATGAAATACCAACAAATTATTTCAGAAGCAAAAGTAAGCTCAAGAAGAAAAGAATTAGAAGCTCGTGAAGAGTTAATTGAAAAAGCTTTTAGAGTAGCATCAGAAAAAATCGAAAAACTAGCATCTGAAAATTCCGCAAATTATGTGGAATCTTTAAAAACAATGATTAAAGATGCTTCTATACAAGTAGGCGGAAATCAACTTGAAATACTCGTAAGAGCAGATGATGTTGATAACGTAAAAGCTATGATTGATGAAGTATCTGAATATGTTACAAAAGAAACTGGTAAAGAAACTTCTTTCATCATAGGAGAACCAATAGATGTTATTGGTGGAGCAGTTGTAAAAACTGTTGATGGTGAAGTAGAAGTAAAAAATACCATAGAAGCACGTATGCTTCGATATAGAAAACATCTAAGATCAGAGGTTGCTAAAAAACTATTTAGTTAG
- a CDS encoding ATP synthase subunit A: protein MITGKIIKIAGPVIIGDGMRGTQVHEMVRVGDIGLIGEIIELHGDTATVQVYEETAGIKPGEKIESTGGPLSVELGPGILKAIYDGIQRPLDEIKAVSGDFIPRGVDVPALDKTKEWEFKPTASVGDKVNGGDIIGTVDETSAIVHKIMIPPTISGTIKSIVSQGKYNIVEDIAEVETENGVETVQMMQVWPVRVGRPYVEKLDPDVPLITGQRAQDTFFCLAKGGTSAMPGPFGSGKTVTQQQLAKWADADIVVYIGCGERGNEMTEVLTEFPELEDPKTGNPLMDRTVLIANTSNMPVAAREACVYTGITIAEYFRDMGYDVALMADSTSRWAEAMRELSGRLEEMPGEEGYPAYLASRLAQFYERAGRVTTIGAHKAEASVTVVGAVSPPGGDLSEPVTQNTLRIAKVFWALDASLADRRHFPSINWLNSYSLYVDSITNWWNTEIGADWGELRNTAMALLQKESELNEIVQLVGPDALPQKDQVTLESARMLREDFLQQNAFDDTDTYCSPSKQYNMLKTILLYNTTAQAALADGADVTKLVNLDVRVDLDRMKYVPEDEFDAKVEDIRNRITKECSEAGQ, encoded by the coding sequence ATGATCACAGGAAAAATTATTAAAATTGCAGGTCCGGTTATTATCGGTGACGGTATGCGAGGTACCCAAGTACACGAAATGGTTCGTGTAGGTGACATCGGACTCATAGGTGAAATTATTGAACTTCACGGCGACACAGCTACAGTTCAAGTTTACGAAGAAACTGCTGGTATTAAACCAGGAGAAAAAATTGAAAGTACTGGTGGTCCACTCTCAGTAGAATTAGGTCCAGGTATACTTAAAGCTATCTATGATGGAATTCAAAGACCATTAGATGAAATTAAAGCAGTATCTGGAGACTTCATTCCTAGAGGGGTCGACGTACCAGCACTAGACAAAACAAAAGAATGGGAATTTAAACCTACAGCAAGTGTAGGCGACAAAGTAAATGGTGGAGACATCATTGGTACAGTAGATGAAACATCTGCTATTGTACACAAAATTATGATACCACCTACAATATCTGGTACAATTAAATCAATTGTAAGCCAAGGTAAATACAACATTGTTGAAGACATCGCAGAAGTTGAAACTGAAAACGGTGTAGAAACAGTTCAAATGATGCAAGTATGGCCTGTTCGTGTAGGAAGACCTTACGTAGAAAAATTAGATCCAGATGTACCACTTATAACTGGACAAAGAGCACAAGATACTTTCTTCTGTCTTGCAAAAGGTGGAACATCAGCTATGCCAGGACCATTCGGTTCAGGAAAAACTGTAACACAACAACAATTAGCTAAATGGGCAGATGCTGATATAGTAGTATATATTGGATGTGGAGAACGTGGAAACGAAATGACTGAAGTACTTACCGAGTTCCCTGAATTAGAAGACCCTAAAACAGGAAATCCATTAATGGACAGAACAGTTCTTATCGCAAACACTTCAAACATGCCTGTAGCAGCTAGGGAAGCATGTGTATACACAGGAATTACTATTGCAGAATACTTCAGAGATATGGGATATGATGTAGCACTTATGGCAGACAGTACTTCAAGATGGGCAGAAGCTATGAGAGAACTTTCTGGACGTCTTGAAGAAATGCCTGGTGAAGAAGGATATCCTGCATACTTAGCTTCAAGATTAGCACAATTCTATGAACGTGCAGGAAGAGTAACTACAATTGGTGCTCACAAAGCAGAAGCATCTGTAACAGTAGTTGGAGCAGTATCACCTCCTGGTGGTGACTTATCCGAACCTGTAACTCAAAACACTTTACGTATTGCAAAAGTATTTTGGGCATTAGATGCATCACTTGCAGACAGACGTCACTTCCCATCTATCAACTGGTTAAACAGTTACTCACTTTATGTTGATAGTATTACCAACTGGTGGAACACTGAAATCGGTGCAGATTGGGGTGAATTAAGAAACACTGCTATGGCTCTTTTACAAAAAGAATCAGAACTTAACGAAATTGTACAATTAGTTGGTCCTGATGCATTACCTCAAAAAGACCAAGTTACACTAGAATCAGCACGTATGTTAAGAGAAGACTTCCTTCAACAAAACGCATTTGATGACACAGATACATACTGTTCACCATCAAAACAATACAATATGCTCAAAACTATCTTACTTTACAACACAACAGCACAAGCAGCTTTAGCTGATGGTGCAGATGTAACTAAACTTGTAAACTTAGATGTAAGAGTAGATCTTGACAGAATGAAATATGTACCTGAAGATGAATTTGATGCAAAAGTTGAAGATATAAGAAATCGTATAACTAAAGAATGTAGTGAGGCTGGACAATGA
- a CDS encoding V-type ATP synthase subunit F: MKNDIAIMADPDTVTGFMLGGIKSGFPVHNKDEAQSTLKELVDNEYSIIITTEKIGDELRDDITKYTGSKALPMIIEVPDKSGSHKRETDPMNELIKRVIGVEMVK, encoded by the coding sequence ATGAAAAATGATATAGCTATAATGGCAGATCCAGATACCGTAACTGGTTTTATGTTAGGTGGAATCAAAAGTGGATTCCCAGTACATAATAAAGATGAAGCACAATCTACTTTAAAAGAATTAGTAGATAATGAATACTCTATCATTATCACTACAGAAAAAATTGGGGATGAATTAAGAGACGATATTACAAAATATACCGGATCTAAAGCATTACCAATGATAATAGAAGTACCTGATAAGTCAGGCTCACACAAAAGAGAAACTGACCCAATGAATGAACTTATTAAAAGAGTTATTGGGGTTGAGATGGTAAAATGA